The Streptomyces halobius genomic interval CGCCGCGACCAGCGTTCCGCCGGTGGCGAGCATCGGGTCGACGACGTAGATCTGGCGGCCCGAGAGGTCGTCCGGCATGCGTGTGGCATACGTGTGCGCCTCGTAGGTCTCCTCGTTCCGCACCATGCCCATGAAGCCGACCTCGGCGGTGGGCAGCAGCCGGACCATGCCGTCGAGCATGCCCAGACCGGCGCGCAGGATCGGTACGACCATGGGGCGCGGGTGCGAGAGCCGCACCCCGGTGGTCGCCGTCACCGGCGTCTCGATGTCGACCTGCTCGGTGCGCACATCACGGGTGGCCTCGTAGGCGAGCAGGGTGACCAGCTCGTCGGCGAGCCGCCGGAAAGTCGGGGAGTCGGTGCGCTTGTCGCGCAGTGTGGTGAGTTTGTGCGCCACCAGCGGGTGGTCGACGACGTGGATCCGCATGGCATCGACAGTAACCGAGCCGGAAGCCGCCGATGCCCGCCCCCGCGTCGCCCGGTGACGGTTCCGGCCGCCCCGCACTGGCATCGAACCGTCGGGGCGAGGGAAAGTGAGCCCATACGCCCGATACGCCGACCCGTCGTCGGGCGAGGACCCACCCGAGGCGGTGTGTGCAGCGTGCCGGAGCGTAAGCAGACCGACGACATTACGGCAGCCCAGTCCGATGTGCAGGGCGAGTCCGATGTGCGGGGCGAGTCCGATGTGCGGGGCGAGTCCGGAGTGCAGGGCGTCGAGAGCGATGCGGCGCGCCGACGACGCCGCGCGCAGTTCCTCCGGGAGCTGCATGAGGCGAGGGAGCTCCGGGACCGCGTCCAGCCGCGCCGCGCGCGGGCCGCCCGGATGCGCCAGGTCATGCGGATGCGCACGTTCCGCTGGTAGGCGCCTCCCCCCGTGCCGCGTCCCGCAGACGGTCACACACCCCCCGTACCGCCTCCCACGCTGCGGCACGTGAGCGAC includes:
- the upp gene encoding uracil phosphoribosyltransferase; translated protein: MRIHVVDHPLVAHKLTTLRDKRTDSPTFRRLADELVTLLAYEATRDVRTEQVDIETPVTATTGVRLSHPRPMVVPILRAGLGMLDGMVRLLPTAEVGFMGMVRNEETYEAHTYATRMPDDLSGRQIYVVDPMLATGGTLVAAIRELIKRGADDVTALCLLAAPEGVEVMERELAGTPVTVVTAAVDERLNEDRYIVPGLGDAGDRMYGNAG